A stretch of DNA from Ciona intestinalis chromosome 8, KH, whole genome shotgun sequence:
TATAGCAGGGTGATATATCAAGTCATGAAATGCTCTAGTTATTCTCCAGTGTCCAAGTGCATGCATTAATACGTTATTTGAATCCCCAGTTTGGTTTTTGTGGAATTCGTAAAAATATGGATGTCCGTCACTTTCcttgtaacaaaatatagaCTGTGTTATGATTGTAAAACACAAGTTTGGtttaaactttacttttaatattgtaacaactaacaagtctatatttaacattttagaaattgtatttttggAACATAAGTTATCAGTAAATGTATCGACATGTGTTTTCAATAATTAGGAAAAGTTAAATTActgtttacaaatatttacaataaactttttgtaatcCTCCAGCAATAAATCGCATTCTTCATCATTAAGAACTTTAATCGGTGCAAGAAAACCATTCCTACAAagcaacaaagttacataaacttaaaaaaaggaatatatataccctttttaagattgtaatatatttttccaacaaaggaaaaaaaaacatggacaaCCACCCAATATAGGGATACCCATTCTTACAAAGCAACAacttgaaacaaaattacaaaaatcgcagttttgtgacaaaaaacgtacttgttttggtaaaaatgtataaaaaaaaaaaaaaatgtttggtaaaaatgtataaaaaaaatacgaacAGCTGTCTCCTAAAAAGATTAATAAGTATATCTAAAATTTTCCCAGTAAAATCCTCTAggaatatttagtttattacaATATGTATAGATCACATAATACAGAATCCATAAGCATTGTCATAACACCGTATCAAACATACACTACTAAACTATAACCATACACCACCAACCTGAAATACTGGTCTATCTGTGTCTGTGCGAGTTTAAATTTCCTCCAATCAGTTGCTTGTGTAGGTTTCTGTATAAATAACCCCGTATCTTGTTGTACAGTGCTCCAATCTAAATCCTCAGTCATTTTATTACAACAACagtaatattagttttaactACAACTCAATATATACTGAGCTGTAATACCTTTATACAAGTAAAAACCCTGAGGCcgaattaaatttaaatttcacttTCTGCAAAATTTAAGCACAAACAAGCTTGTAAAAgccaaatttacaaaaaatgcaattttctTTGCAActcataaattaaacatacgGAAATTACTTGATCTTAAAAACTGTGTTTCATTTCAAgattaaatcattttattccAACGTCCAACTTATCAAATGTTTGTAGTCGAAAAGCAAGTTGTTTAAATGATCCTCACAtttgttaataattaaacTCACGAATACACCTCTAATTATTTTGTGCGGATACACTAAAGCAGTTGCTGTCAGTTCACATAAATTATAAGtcaaattttgtgtttttctgtTGTCTTTGTCTGGATGGCATACAAAATGTTAGTGtagttattttacattaattaccaggagaacatttttaatattttcgctaccgtaatcgaataGACAAGTTAAGTTATTATTCTTAATAATATAATCCTGTCTTTTTCTTTATTAGATTGGTTTTGCATCTGAATCAATAGTTGCATTGAAGCTAATAGAATGTGGAATACACAAAGAAACTTTAGCTTTGCTTGCAATACCCCTTACACCATTACAAATTGCCCTACCTGTTATCATTGCAAAATATACCTCAGGCCCACGACCATTGGACATTTTTCTGAAAGCAATTCGTTATAGGTATACCGCatgtatttatgttaaatttaagtttttattgtatttattaggCTGGTACACTACCAtagctttgtttatttaaattattgagtCCACTTAACACACTAAGATAGACCTATAAAGGAAATTTCCTAACTGTGATACTTTCAAAGcaaactttaattaatattcTTTTCCCTGCAGGCTCATTTTTACCTTGTTGTTTGCTGCATTTGTTCATTACACTCCTTCATTTAAGCTGGAAGATGGTACATTcccatattattattttgctgCAGTGCTAATTATGTATTGTTTCCACCAGGTAAATATGTCCCCatagtaattttttaattatcaacTTCCAACTCTATGTATTGTTTATGTTAAACAGGTTACATTGTACAGTATGTTTGTAGCAGTAATGGCATTCAATGCTAAAATTAGTGACCCTCATATTGGTGGAACATATATGACTTTACTCAACACAGTTGCAAATCTAGGAGGTAAGTATGAATTATGTATTCACAAacacgtatagtagggtagtagggaagatgggacacctttagctcgtaatattcaaatatcctgatcttgttggtgtctcatcttaccccgcctCACTATGAAACTACACAACTACATTTAATTACACCGTGCTTTGTAGGTAACTGGCCAAGTACATTAGCACTCTGGTATGTTGATGCTTTAACAACAACTAACTGTGTTGGAGGAACTTCAAATCTTGTTTATTGTAGCAAGGAGGATAAAGCAGTAAGTGGATTgctatattaataataaacgaATACTTTTGTcagaaatataagttttatgtgTGGTCATTTATACCGATGCTGTAGCACAGTTGTTGAAGTCCTTGCTCTAAACCCAGAGGTATCAGGTTTAATTTGGTGGCCCTTCTGTGGGTGTGTGTACTCAGGCAACAAACTTTCGCTGGCCTTTCGTAAAGATACTTGAAGGTCATACATCTACATAAGTTGTATGAAGGTACCTCCTCTGTAACCCAgtggtaatgggttcaaggctctttgtTGCCAACATTGTGGGTctatttgtccttgggcaggacacttaatggcaattgctccaacccagtggtcactaatggtttgtcaaaattatcagccaaacattgaaaaaatgaaaaaaaatctgaaaaaaataattactcacaaagtaacatacttggtaacttgtaagctggcacaaggtgtataaagcagaacacctatgttataacgactgtcgttttccgaccacgcaaggataaagtaagttacatccataCTTGTAAAATCTTGATGTACCACAATTGAATTTCCAGGTTTGTGAAACAGCTGGTGGTTTGTGTGTTACCACGGTTGATGGTTATTATGTGGAAGCGGTTCTATGTCTTATACTTGGCATTCTATGGTTGATATGGAAGTCAGATTCAACTcgtaaattacaaaatgttgATCCAGAAAGATGGCGTTGTCCAAGATGATGAATTGTATTTTAACTGAAACTGTTTACACTTCAGTGTAGATTTTATAGAAAGCAAAATAGTAAACAAGTAAATAGCAAAATgtggaatatttgtttaatattttacgtTTCAACATTTAACCTGCATTGCAGTGTATAATGTTcactgcaaaatattttttgtgctgCAAATGTTTCAgctaacatttttatttaaatttttggtgAGCCTATTGCAATAAAAGGTAAATGCAGCATCAGTGTATGTTGTACAAATCCCCTGCCTTTGATGTATGGTGTGACTTCCATGACAATTTAATACCAAgtgatattttttactatGCACTGCCCATGTGTATGAAGTTAAGATTTGTTGTGTTTGAGCTGCTAGAATACCTGTTTTCATGTCCTTAACGTTTAGtgcaatgtttttaaagctttGGCACTGTTTCAACAAAAGAagaatttaagtttttgttctTATTAGTGATAAAGTTGTTACATAGTATTGTTccaattttatatttgcataataAAAGGGTGTGGGAATATACACAGCAGaactttactttaattttatacgTTTAGGTATGGGCAATTAGCATGTCCAATAAGAGGGCATAcctaacatatatatatagtcctgcgggggaagatgggacacttttaacacataatatccaaatatcctgatcgtgttttaaacaattaacaacagtctatagaagtcgtgaagatacgatttaatattttttttgatactctttgtttactacctaatgagaccagtaaatagaatgaaaagttgttccatcttcccccactctatagcacataatatccgaataatctgatcacgttttaaacaaataacaacggtctataggagtcgtagaGGATAcgtgttttataatactttaaatgtcctttgtttactttcaaatgggtcgagaaaatagaattaaaatatgtcccatcttcccccaccctactattttatcattttttatgataatatagatttttctttaatcGGCAACATGACTTTTTGTTAATTGGTTTTTCATTGCGGCATATAATTTTTAGTAAACCAATTACACTAAGTACACTGTTACTTTTTACTCGCATCTACACGAAAAGCTAGGTTCATAGGCCCCACAGATAGATAGTAAGTTTCCGGCGTAATCAAAATCTCAGTTCTTCAGCTGTATTCAACGAAAAGCAGCAGCAACATGCCATCTGATATTCATTTATCTGACCCAGAGTGTTGGATAATGTTGCAGACAAGTATATTAGGATACGTTCATAAGTTGGTACTGGTTGATCGCGAAACACAACGACGTAGGCCTGTTTTGATCTGCCTAATAGCATTACGAAAAGTCGTATCATAAAAGGTTTGCTCACATGACTTGAGTAGGCCTAACAGAGAGCTTATAGACACAAGGCAATggagttttattatttacagttGCATAATGTAACAGAAGGGCCTGTAAGTATAGAATGCATAACACTTGTAACGCGTGTTGCGAGTGTTTCTTTGACAAAAGAGGGGCCAAGTATTTTACGTTCTATTAATTTgttgttaagtttttaaataaacagcacGTTATTACTggtgtaacagaacacccacgATTCTAATGTCACGTGTACATTATTATCATTTTCTTGTGTAGACGCATGTTATCGTAACTGAGTTCCTACATATACAAGTTTCTTCAAGGTCACGCTTGCTTATATAATCGAACCCCAGCATTACAACTATGTTAAAATGTAATACGACGTACGCTACTCTGACTTACATTTCTCATAGGTATTTTAGAGATTCAGAATGACGATGGAACGAAAGCAAGTTTTGTCAGTGATTGCTGCTGTGTTTGACACTTTATTATTTGGTGGAATAATATTCGGTTGGCCTTCCCTGGATTTCGTGCTGAAGCGGGAGGGTTATTTTTCTTCTAAATGTGAAATAGAAACTGGTGATTTAAAGAACGACACAGCTGAAGATTCCTCCGAGAAAATCTTGAATTGTCCAAGTCAAGATATCGCACTTAACCTGGTCTACACGTTGTCTGCTGCCATTGGCGGTGTATCTACTTTCCCACTCGGTTATCTGTTTGATCGTTTCGGGACTTGGAAATTTCGATCATGCAGTATCTCAACTGCGATTCTCGCATGCGTTGCTATTGCGTGCTCGAATAAGGAAACCTCTTGGTTGCTATACATAGCATTGCCAACTGTGGCTGTGTGTAATTTTGCCATTCTCGTTTCGAACACTCCAATCGGATACTTTTGCGTAGCAGCGCAAGCAACAGTAATTTCTATCATCTATGGTGCGTTTGATTCTTCAGCAGCGGTGATGGTAGTAATGAAGTCAGCTTATGAATTGGGAGCAACCGTAGCTGAAATATTTACTGTCTATGGCGCTTTGTTACTCCTCTCACTTGTTTACACATTCGTGCTGATGCCAAGAATGCATGTCCCATTCAACGTACCAGATGGTTACCAGTACGGTGCCACAGAATGTTGTTGTTCTAACAACCCAATCTCTTCACCACAAAACACCAACACGCCAAATCAAAGCAGAAGAAAAAGATCGGGAG
This window harbors:
- the LOC100179415 gene encoding solute carrier family 43 member 3-like; its protein translation is MTMERKQVLSVIAAVFDTLLFGGIIFGWPSLDFVLKREGYFSSKCEIETGDLKNDTAEDSSEKILNCPSQDIALNLVYTLSAAIGGVSTFPLGYLFDRFGTWKFRSCSISTAILACVAIACSNKETSWLLYIALPTVAVCNFAILVSNTPIGYFCVAAQATVISIIYGAFDSSAAVMVVMKSAYELGATVAEIFTVYGALLLLSLVYTFVLMPRMHVPFNVPDGYQYGATECCCSNNPISSPQNTNTPNQSRRKRSGVSESTPLLANQGEEQKTFSSSLKDFSYWLNVLYLSILQLRLNMFYVTLNQWISTLTSNREQQSKYITAFGFIQLTGILIAPFSGVMTDMMTKYYRKSVTCSEEVVRKRGVCFTIGCTCLTATIFSALVLIPVLEIQYITFFVQNVARTFLFAGNGAFLATTFSSEHFGKLNGLTIGIASVVSLLTYPINILVLRVFGGSFVVVDSVFLGLSVLTFVHPVVLFFRTRHN